In Cervus elaphus chromosome 31, mCerEla1.1, whole genome shotgun sequence, one DNA window encodes the following:
- the ZBED2 gene encoding zinc finger BED domain-containing protein 2 — protein sequence MRREEEDEDGNRMKAKGHLEEKEEAEISETGGPAGPFASATPGPLPPHKGTRFSEAWEYFHLAPARAGHHPNQYATCRLCGRQVSRGPGVNVGTTALWKHLKSMHKDELEKSGHGQAGQRPDPRPPGPQLPAGIEGDWARLLEQVGALALWASQREKELLRRERAVEWRERAVERRERALEEVERAILEMRRKVRAEKEACQREKDQAGAAHPFHFV from the coding sequence ATGAGGCGGGAAGAGGAGGACGAGGACGGAAACAGGATGAAGGCCAAAGGGCacttggaggagaaggaggaggcggagatcagtgagACTGGAGGGCCGGCCGGCCCCTTCGCCAGTGCCACGCCCGGCCCGCTGCCCCCCCACAAGGGCACTCGGTTTTCCGAGGCCTGGGAGTACTTCCACCTGGCCCCTGCCCGCGCCGGGCACCACCCCAACCAGTATGCCACCTGCCGCCTGTGTGGCAGGCAGGTGAGCCGGGGCCCGGGGGTTAACGTGGGCACCACGGCCCTCTGGAAGCATCTGAAGAGCATGCACAAGGACGAGCTGGAGAAGAGTGGCCACGGCCAGGCTGGGCAGCGTCCGGACCCCCGGCCTCCGGGGCCGCAGCTCCCCGCGGGTATTGAGGGCGACTGGGCCCGGCTCCTGGAGCAGGTGGGGGCCCTGGCCTTGTGGGCCAGCCAGAGGGAAAAGGAGCTTCTGAGGAGGGAGCGCGCGGTGGAATGGCGGGAGCGCGCGGTGGAGAGGCGGGAGCGCGCCCTGGAGGAGGTGGAAAGGGCCATCCTGGAGATGAGGCGCAAGGTGCGGGCCGAGAAGGAGGCCTGCCAGAGGGAGAAAGACCAGGCCGGGGCCGCTCACCCCTTCCATTTTGTTTAA